The Hemitrygon akajei unplaced genomic scaffold, sHemAka1.3 Scf000038, whole genome shotgun sequence genomic sequence GATATCGCAGGCTCCCGCTCAGTGGccacatttcccccccccccccccaatctttttATTCAGCGCTGCGGTCAACATTCacaaatctttttccttgtctggaaaactctcacacACATTGTGTAGGGCTGCTCTCGGCCCACTCGTATCACTCGACTCCATGCCCTCTAAGTAATTTACCCAGCACAGAGCCTCCTGCTCGATTAACAATCAGATAAATTTACCCAGCAGGCACCGCCTGCTGAATTGATAAATTTACCCAGCCCGTCTGTCTCCTGCCCAGTTAGTAAAATTTACCTGGTACCTTCTTCTGCTCAATTAATATATTTACCAGGATCCGACTCCTACTCAATTAATAACATTTGCCTAGCTTCTACAAGTCTTCCGACAGATACTTTCCTGATCCTGTCATGGTATGCAAGCAGCCCTCGGCGAGGAACCGTGCCTCCAAAGGAACTACCGGAGAGCGACAAAAGGTGAAATACCCGTTGGGCGCCCGGTCGGTCTCCGCAGTCCCCGGAGTGGTCCGGCCGCTTACTCAGTCTGTCTGCTTCGCACTCTCTGTATTGGGATCCTGTTCGTGACGCCCAATGTTAAAgtcgaatctgaataaaactcgggAGACCAGTTTCCTCTCGGCACCACAGTTTATTGGATTCTCTTGCAAGAGTTTGAGAGCCAGTTATCAAAGGGAAGGCATGTCAGTGCTGCCaaccatctgacaagtggactcTCTCAGTCAAGTTACAGCAGTATATTCATACATAGTAAGTCCCATACGTCACTGTTGTAAGCTGCTATTAGAACCAAGTCTGTTAGTGCAAAACTTAAGGTCTTAGATAACAGAGTGCACTAACTCAAGGCTTGAATATAGATGGATATACAGTCCAGTGCTTATCAGCTATTCCCTTTGCAAGGTCCTGACTTCATTCCAGACAGATGGTCATTGCTGTCCTTATCGATGAGTGCTTACTCAAACACGGGTACAATATACATTATCAAATTCTCAATGTCCCTCTGACAATTAAATGGAAACCAGTATAAGCCGCTTACTTTCTTAACTgctgaagacagagtttacttttgttcaaaaattcctgttcagtcccaattattcttttagctaGAGGTTACTtgggttcaaaatgattttttataTATCCGCATTTCCTCAGAATgatttctccccagtgtgaacaagctgattttctttcagctgagctgaatcagtgaatcccttcccacattctgggcagatgaatggcttctccccagtgtgaattcgctggtgtctcaAGAGCTGAGAAGAacgactgaatcctttcccacattcagagcagatgaatggcctctccccagtgtggactcgctgatgtaacttcagttgagatgactgagcgaatcccttcccacattcagagcatgtgaatggtttcTCCTCACTGTGATCTAACTGGTGCGTTAATAGACTAAAACGCCGAGTGAATcctctcccacagtctgagcaggtgaacggcctctccacagtgtgaacaaactgatgttctttcagatgaactgaatcagtgaatcccttcccacattctgagcagatgaatggtttctccccagtgtgaatttgctggtgtctcaagagttgagatgaacgaatgaatcctttcccacattctgagcaagtgaacggcttctccccggtgtggactctctgatgtaacttcagttgagctgactgggtgaatcctttcccacattcagagcatgtgaacggcttctctccagtgtggattcgctgatgatccttcagttgagctgactgggcgaatcgtttcccacattcagagcatgtgaacggcttctccccagtgtgaactcgctggtggctgtgtaggttggacgagtgagtgaatcccttcccacattctgagcagatgaatggtttctccccagtgtgaatttactggtgtctcaggagttgagatgaacgaatgaatcctttcccacattctgagcaagtgaacggcttctccccggtgtggactctctgatgtaacttcagttgagctgactgggtgaatcctttcccacattcagagcatgtgaacggcttctctccagtgtggattcgctgatgctccttcagttgagctgactgggcgaatcgtttcccacattcagagcatgtgaacggcttctccccagtgtgaactcgctggtggctgtgtaggttggacgagtgagtgaatcccttcccacagtcagagcaggtgaacggcctctccccagtgtgaactcgctgatgtaccttcagttcagatgaccgaacaaatcctttcccacattcagagcaggtgaacggcttctccccagtatgaactcgctgatgggacttcagttcagatgactgaacaaatcccttcccacactcagagcaggtgaacggcttctccccagtgtgaactcgctgatgtaccttcagttcagatgaccgaacaaatcctttcccacattcagagcaggtgaatggcttctccccagtatgaactcgctgatgtgacttcagttgagatgaccgagcaaatcctttcccacattcagagcaagtgaacggcttctccccagtgtggactcgctggtgtctgtgtaggttggacaagtgagtgaatcccttcccacactcagagcagATGTACAGCCTCTcactagtgtgaactcgctgatgtaacttcagttcaaatgaccgaacaaatcctttcccacattcagagcaggtgaacggcttctccccagtatgaactcgctgatgggacttcagttcagatgactgagcaaataccttcccacattcagagcaagtgaacggcttctccccagtgtgaattcgctggtgtctgtGCAGGTTGGACGAGtgagcaaatcccttcccacagtctgagcaggtgaacggcctccccccagtgtgaactcgctgatgtaccttcagtacagATGCCCGagcgaatcctttcccacattcagagcatgtgaacggcttctccccggtgtggactctctgatgtaacttcagttgagctgactgggtgaatcctttcccacattcagagcatgtgaacggcttctctccagtgtggattcgctgatgctccttcagttgagctgactgggcgaatcgtttcccacattcagagcatgtgaacggcttctccccagtgtgaactcgctggtggctgtgtaggttggacgagtgagtgaatcccttcccacattctgagcagatgaatggtttctccccagtgtgaatttgctggtgtctcaggagttgagatgaacgaatgaatcctttcccacattctgagcaagtgaatggtttctccccagtgtgaatttgctggtgtctcaggagttgagatgaacgaatgaatcctttcccacattcagagcatgtgaacggcttctccccagtgtgaactcgctggtggctgtgtaggttggacgagtgagtgaatcccttcccacagtcagagcaggtgaacggcctctccccagtgtgaactcgctgatgtaccttcagttcagatgaccgaacaaatcccttcccacactcagagcaggtgaacggcctctccccagtgtgaactcgctgatgtaccttcagttcagatgaccgaacaaatcctttcccacattcagagcaggtgaatggcttctccccagtatgaactcgctgatgtgacttcagtggagatgaccgagcaaatcctttcccacattcagagcaagtgaacggcttctccccagtgtggactcgctggtgtctgtgtaggttggacaagtgagtgaatcccttcccacactcagagcagATGTACGGCCTCTcactagtgtgaactcgctgatgtaccttcagtacagatgaccgagcgaatcctttcccacattcagagcaagtgaacagcttctccccagtgtggactcgctgatgtgacttcagttgagatgactggtgaatcccttctcacagtctgagcttgtgaatggcatctccctagtgtgaactaactgatgttGCAGCAGGTGATTTGActgagtgaatgccttcccacagtctgagcaggtgaatggcctctccccagtgtgaactcgctggtgtctatgtaggtaggatgagtgagtgaatctcttcccacagtccgagcaggtgaatggcctcttctcagtgtgaactcgctgctgttcattcagttgagatgattgagtgaaccCGTTCCCCTAttcggagcaggtgaatggcttctccccggtgtgaactcattGGTGTCACTGTGGTCTGTTTGAGcgtgtgaatgtcttcccaccatCCAAGCAGGTcaatgtcctctcactggtgaactTTAGGATATATCTTCAGCATCGACAATGGAACGAATTGCTTCCCACTTGCAGAATAGGTGGAGCATCTCActctggtgtgaacttgctgatgtatcttcaggctggatgactgagtagttcccctccctcacacagagcaggtgaatggcctctccccacggtgaactcactggccagtctgtgggtaggctgtgagtgaatcccttcccacactgagagaaggagaatgatatctccccacggtgaactcactggcgtgtttgtgggtaggctgtgagtgaatcccttaccacactgagagaaggagaatgatacctGACTACGATCAATTCTCTggcaattcagaaagtcagaagtttTGAATCCCTTGTAGTTTTGAAGTTTtgaatgcagttgaagaactgatctccagtgaacaaatgctggtgtgttcacagcaccccggttccagtggatttcactgagttacaacagaaaacttgaTTTCAGAGACAAAACACATTACCAGATGGTATGAGATAATGCTTCATCTCCATGGATTGACAACAGATGTGTTGGTGatgcaaagaaaatatttggtcactccttaaatatccagagtcagcaaaactgatgtgttgttgtgtttgagattcccgtgCACAAGTGTGCTGTCATTtcaaacctgtaaaaatatttgcaaaatacatcaatgggtgaaggacagtatttcaggagagattatagtctgtggtgagaacataagaaataggagctggAGTCGGCCACTTGGctcgtcgagcctgctctgccatttaataagtacatggctgatctggcgatggacatctccacctacctgccttttccccataacccttaattcccctactatgccaaaatctatccaacctggtcttaaatatattcactgaggtagtctccactccttcattgagctgagaaatccacagattcaccaccctctgggaaaaacagttcctcatcATCTCCATCCCAatttcccccaaatcttgaggtgacatcctctagttctagcctcatccaccagtggaaacaactttcctacctctatcttatctattcctttcataattttacatgcttCGATATGTTCTCCTTTGAATGAGAGCTCTGGCATCACAATTTTACCAATTTCAACTCAAGTTGGTGGTACTCAtcttgagatataccccaggctaccgtgggaagtgagggaggaaaatgctggatgtctggtgatgatctttgcaccatcagTAGAGAGGGGAAAAGTACCAGAGGATGAGAAGACATTGTTCTCTTTTCAGGTAAGCcagataagccaggaaattacagaccagtggttCTTACTTCAGAGGAGGGCACGCTGTTGGAGAAGCTCCTGAGAGGCAGCAtttctgagcatttggagaagcataatctgatgcgggatagtcagcgtggctctgtctagggcagatcgtgccatatgaacctgattgatttctttgaggatgtaacaaaacacactgatgaaggtagagcattggatGTAGTATGCATGGCTTTCAGTGAGACTTTTGATAAGATtcctcatgcaaggctcattcagaaagtaatgaggcaaggatccaagtagaccttgctttgtggatccagaactggcttgcccacagaagccaaaaggtggctgtagatggttcatattctgcatggaggacggtgaccagtggtgttccacagggatgtgttctgagactccttctctttgtgatctttataaatgatcttgatgaggaagtagaagggtgggtcagtaagtttgctgatgacacaaaagctgaGGGTGTTGTGAGCAGTCTGGACAGTTctccagaggttacagcaggacatcgataggatgcagaactggcagatggagttcaacccagataagtgtgctgTGGTTTATTTCAGTACAtcagatttgaagacagaatgtaatattatgttaggactcttggcagtgtggaggatcagctagatcttggggtccatgtcaattTTACACTTAAAGCTGCAGCACTGATTGacattgttgttaagaaggccttcatcaaccatggaactgAGTCCAAGagtggtgaggtaatgttgcagctatataagacctgatTTATACCCCACTTAGAGCATTCTattacctcattacaggaaggatgtggattctatagaaagagtgcagaggagatttacaaggatgttgcatggattggagaacatgccttatgagaataggttgagtgaactttagagtgacggaggatgagaggtgacctgatagatgtgaataagatgatgagaggcattgatcgtgtggacagccagaggctttttcctggggctgaatTGGCAAACACAAGGGGCATtgtgttaaggtgcttggaagaagggtcgatggggatgtcagaggtaggtttctcacacagagagtagcaGGTGTATGGAATACACAGCCAGCGATGACAGTACAGGCAGATACCATAgagtcttttgagagactcaaataatttcatggagcttagaatacaCAGAGTGCAATGCAGTTGGGAAATacgaggcagtttctagaataggttacatggacgtcacaacactgtgggcctaagggcctgtactatattgtagatttctatgtttccatatgcactcatcttctaacaaggcaTGGATCAGACATTCTGACTGACCATCAAATTATCTGACTATATCCCTGTCTTTATGAGAATGGGCTGTTTCTGACTTCAATcaacctgtgacttggctcaatctgtctctgtcctttggtattatttcaagttctggtcatgttccacaATACTACAAAGATCACTTGTTACTGCATGTACGATCCTGGAGATTTACCAATTACTTGGATCGCCCCCCCATCtgctgattgacagtgatgaacccatcgaTGGCAAGGCCAATGGAGGGCAGtggttattctcattggagtgcgGCACCTTTTTGATCTGCAAGCCAGAAGTCACTTGTCATCGAGGCAAAGCTGTTTCATATCGTTATTAACCCGGGGAGAACTAAATCTGATGGAAGGTTTTATTTCCATACAGCACTAATTGACATTTTCACTGACTGGAGGGTAAACTCTTCAACCGAGCTTAACTGGGAACTATATTTTCGTTCTGATTCATAATGCTCTGATTTACATAGTGGAGCTCGGCAATGTTTGGGAGATACATCCGTTCACACTTCCTTCGACTGTACGGAACAACACCGGTACTACCACCCATGGCTGCCTCCTTACCCAGAAACCCTCATGAAGAGAAACCTCCCGGTATTGTTGGGCTGGCTGTGGGCTGGGCTGAGAGTTTGGAAGGTGGTGGTGCATGTGTGAatgtggtttggaacttgttgagggaaagagagtggagaaggagcgggaattgctgggaggggggttgcctgggtctggtaatggcagacaaggtgagaggaggggctgagggaaagagagtggagaaggagtggGATAGGGATAGGGATCAGAGgtaggcagctggggagaaatggattattgtgaagggagaaataaagggaataaggagatagtgaggggatggatgaatgaaaaccgagacaaagggaataaaagaataagaaatgacagtggagagagttctgaaagtgaggaagatgaagaagttcagagaggaggtgttgtcataattaggtttaatgagaaggcgcaaggacacatgaagaaaattaacccgtttgtgctaacaacaactctggcaaataagataggggaaatagtatttgcaaaagttcttaatgatggcaatctattggtaagatgtgcgaatgaggaacaacttgagaaagtactcaagctaaaagagataggaaaatgcGAGGTGTAATATACTGGGAGGGTGGGAGCACAAAATGGCggttgtaaaggagtgatcacgggtgtaccaatgagtctaaacatggaggagttgaagaggaatatcaaaggggggaaagtaattaatgttctaagactgaaaacaacaaaggagggaatgaaaaaggaaagtgaaacagtattgattgaatttgaagaagaaagagtgccaaggaaagtgttactgggtttcatgagttacccagtaagggtgtatgtgccaaagccattgaggtgctataattgtcaaaggtttggacacatagctaaaaactgtaaaaggcagaggagatgtgctagatgtggggatgatcatgaatatggaaagtgcggagcaggagtgcaaccaaaatgctgtaattgtggaggagctcataatgtggcgtatagtgggagtgaggttatgagacgggagaataaaattcaagaaataagagtgaaaagaaagatccgttatgcagaagctgtaagaatgtcaagagaacagaaaAATACTCCTAATGATCAGAGAGCAATAGGGATGCAAGAGATGCAGCgaagagtaaatgacaggatttatgtggaaaaaaaagctgtagtaacattcattgcaggagtcatTATTAGTACGGCagaggtaaagtcaaaaagtgacaaaattcagctggtggtcaaagcagcagtaaaccatttagggttagtaggactgacatgggaagacgtgagggagaacctcactagtcagtcaagccaggaagtgtcataggttggttagtactcattatggtgattcttttgcaatggaatgcaaggagtttactggccaacggccaggaatttaaggaatttattaaggaaatggttgtaaaaccggatgtagtgtgtattcaggaaacttggttgaaaccagttttagactttgtggtacatgggtatacaatgataaggaaagatagaaatctagggggaggaggaggttgtgctatgttaatcaagcaaaGTACACCGTATAGAGTACTGGAAAAAGGAGTcgatcaggaatacatagtggtggaaatatgggagagaggggagggagtggttataattaactactacaatccatgtaaaaggttggatttggacagcctactaaggatacaaggacaaaatagaCACAAAGTAGTGTGGTGTTCAGATTTCTaagctcacagcacaatatggggggatccgattacagattcaaatggaacggtaattgaagatttgatggaagaaagggatttggtatgtatgagtgatggtagaggaacaagaataaacataacaacaggaactgagtcggtattagatattacgttagtgtctaatgtcttggctggcatcagtaactggggagtttggactgcttcaacagtaggcagtgatcactacccagttttatgttcagtgggtgaaagagttgaaataagaccaggtgggggagtcccaaagtgggtgtttggaaaagcagattgagGTAAAttccagaagttaagtgaagaagcattgacaaagattgacatttctggagatacagatgaattaaacagtcaggtgacttcagcaattattatggcagcagaaggatctatacccaggagtaaaaataggatgaatagaaaaatagtgccatggtggtcagaggaatgttgtcaggctgtaaaaaCCAGAAACAGAGCACTCAgactagttaaaagaacccataatatgcagcatttgattcaatataagaaggcacaggcagtagtaagaagaactatacgtcaagctaaaagggcaagttggaggagtttttgcaacaaaataggaagaacaatgCCTGTGGGAGAcgtatggggaatgattaagaggatgcAGGGAGATAGAAAGGATTGGGAGTATCCAGTAATGCtgtctgaggaggaaacagcagtttCCAGCAGGgaaaaggctgagatcatggccaagtcatttgtaaagcaatatagttcagaaaatttgtctgaagaagggagaaggagaagggaaagaacaatgagtcaatacccaggtgtgttaaacaggagggaagaaacatatgatataattgatgatccatttactttggcagaaatggtgagagcaataaagagatcgagaccagggaaagatctaatatgctactttatgctaaaaaatctagaaggagcgctcttgaagttactgcatttttacaacggtgtgggaggagggaagattgccaagtgcatggaaagaagcagtagtaattccaataaggaaacctggcaaggatccgtcaaaacccactagctacaggccaataacactaacatcaaatatatgtaaggtaatggaaaggatgataactgaaaggttatcatatgatcttgagaagagaggaatgctggcaagttatcagagaggttttaggaagggaaggaattccatggactcagtgataaggttagagactgaaataagaaaggcccaggcaaataaagaagcAGTAGCCTATGAAAATTGAAAAAGCCTAttatatgatgtggaaggaaggattattaattaaactgcacaagatgggggttggggggagagtttttaattggattaaatattttttgtttggtagacaaattcaagttcggattggatcagaattatcaaaacagtacatagtgagaaatggcacacctcagggtagtgtgattagccccttacttttcatcattatgagcaatgatgtcttcacaaaggtaccagtggatataggtaggtcactgtttgcggatgatggggccttgtggaaaagaggcaggaacacggagcatataatcacgaaactacaaggagcaattgatgaagtggtagagtggggttatgattggggatgtagattttcagtggaaaaaactcaaactgtatttttcactaggaaaagaatagaagtagggaagaagttaaggatgtatgggattgatttagaaagggttggatcatttaaatttcagggagttatatttgattcacgattaacatgggcagaccatatcaggaaagttgaggagaaatgtaaaaaagtaataaacgtgatgagatgtttgactggtagggaatgggagcaagttgttcagcattaaagagaatgtatgtggctttagtaagatctgtgttggattatggaagtgtagcatatggatcagcagctaggtctcttataaggaaactggatgtgattcaggctcaggttttgagagtgtgcagtggggcttttaaaacatcaccagtatcagccctgcaggtagaaatgggaacaatgcctttggaattaagaaggatgcaattgatggcaaactactgcgttaatttgcagggacacaatgattcccaccctgctaaaggagtgttgcaggagtcctgggaaaatgggaggtttcagagggaaaacattagtcgggtagggaatgatattgctagatcatgtggagtgtttgatctaaggataagtccttcagtagtttatctggttgtagctccatggaagctggtatggcctgacgtagaccggcatttgttagaggtaaaaaggaaaggaaagtataaaactgatttggtaagtgcatttaactgttatgtgatggaaatgtatagtgattatactcaggtctatacagatggtgctaaggaacctgagacaggagtgacagggtttggggtggcaataccagcaaaagcaatttcaatcagcagaagaacatctgataagttagcggtgtgtacagtggagatgatggcagtgttggttgcgttgcgttgggtggagaaaactaaactagtcaaagcgttgatatgctcagattcatcttcggtactagcaagtttaaggtcttctcactcaaacagccggcaagatgtacttcatgaagtccttcagtcagtcacaagagttgcaaatcagggaggtcaggttaaatttctatgggttccagctcatgtaggggtgaagggcaatgaaagggtggatgagttggcaaagagggcaataaagaaagaaaatatagaaatgcacattagtattagTAAAacagaggttaagtgtgtaatctgggaaaaaaaataaccaaatgtggcaagaaagatgggacagggaggggaaagggaggcatttatatcaaatacaaaaaagtgttgtaggtactagggtaggaagtagatacagaatagaggaaattgtgtggactaggttaaggctggggcactgtgcactaaaccaaacactgaaattgatagggaaacaccaggcaggactgtgtgaggaatgtcaggaagaggagtcagtagagcatgtagttctgagttgcaggaaatatgggatacagagagagatgatgagaattaatctaagggaactgggggtgcaggaattcacattaaaagggttgctggacatgggtgagagaacacagttcagggtatttttagctttcttaaggggtacagggttttttaataggatatgatggatacacAGAAATAGGGTtctaggatggggaggataaagtgtaggttatgTGTATGTGTCCGATTggatgaagggatttagaatgtgagtccatcgcatactccggagcagaaggtgacggtaatgcaccattaagctgggtgccaaccgctgtaaaacaagagagggagggggagagagagggagagggagagaggggggagagaggggggaggggaagaggggggggaggggaagagggagatagagggggagggggagagggagagggagagagagacctccCTGGCCGCATTGAAAGGCCCAAGAATGCGCATGCGCCGGTAAGCATGCTCTGGGGccgggtacggatcgtggggctgcgACAGCGGGAGAGGACTAGGACCGTCGTGGGGTGCAGCACCAGTGTTGCTGGAAATCACAGTAATTGTCCTTCGGTCGCGTTTCAGACGCCGGTGAATTAGAACCCGCCTGGAACCCGCTCTTACCTTTGTCCGGTCGTTTTCGACCTCCGGGCTACTCAGCGCATGCGCAATATTCGGGATTGGTGGCGACGACCACGCATGCGCAATGATTTATCAGGCGAGAATCTGCAGATAcggaacccaaagcaacacagacaagatgctggaggaactcaggggggcaGGCGGCGActatggagaggagtgaacagtcggcgtttcagaccgacacccttcttcaggactggaaaggaagggagggagtcagATTGTGGGGCGACATGAGGAGATAGGAGAAAACGGGAAAGGGGGAGGCGTAAAGTCgctgaaagagatatagggctggataataataataataataataataataataataataataataataaatactttattgatcccgagtgggaaattctttcgttacagcagcaatatttaaaaTCGCATTTAGCAGTGTGAAGACTTTACTAAAAATAGAGAATAATAACATACACAGTATTactgtaccaatgtgcaataataatgtatgaaacaATATTGCAGAGACTATTGAACTATGATCTGTCGCAGAAAgatgtattgaattgacttta encodes the following:
- the LOC140720205 gene encoding LOW QUALITY PROTEIN: uncharacterized protein (The sequence of the model RefSeq protein was modified relative to this genomic sequence to represent the inferred CDS: inserted 1 base in 1 codon; substituted 1 base at 1 genomic stop codon); translated protein: MVGDGVGDDVLVFLTGVLFEGPEVENDRTKVRAGSRRVLIHRRLKRDRRTITVISSNTGAAPHDGPSPLPLSQPHDPYPAPEHAYRRMRILGPFNAAREGNGFTQSSQLNEQQRVHTEKRPFTCSDCGKRFTHSSYLHRHQRVHTGERPFTCSDCGKAFTQSNHLLQHQLVHTREMPFTSSDCEKGFTSXSQLKSHQRVHTGEKLFTCSECGKGFARSSVLKVHQRVHTSERPYICSECGKGFTHLSNLHRHQRVHTGEKPFTCSECGKGFARSSPLKSHQRVHTGEKPFTCSECGKGFVRSSELKVHQRVHTGERPFTCSECGKGFVRSSELKVHQRVHTGERPFTCSDCGKGFTHSSNLHSHQRVHTGEKPFTCSECGKGFIRSSQLLRHQQIHTGEKPFTCSECGKGFIRSSQLLRHQQIHTGEKPFICSECGKGFTHSSNLHSHQRVHTGEKPFTCSECGKRFAQSAQLKEHQRIHTGEKPFTCSECGKGFTQSAQLKLHQRVHTGEKPFTCSECGKGFARASVLKVHQRVHTGGRPFTCSDCGKGFAHSSNLHRHQRIHTGEKPFTCSECGKVFAQSSELKSHQRVHTGEKPFTCSECGKGFVRSFELKLHQRVHTSERLYICSECGKGFTHLSNLHRHQRVHTGEKPFTCSECGKGFARSSQLKSHQRVHTGEKPFTCSECGKGFVRSSELKVHQRVHTGEKPFTCSECGKGFVQSSELKSHQRVHTGEKPFTCSECGKGFVRSSELKVHQRVHTGERPFTCSDCGKGFTHSSNLHSHQRVHTGEKPFTCSECGKRFAQSAQLKEHQRIHTGEKPFTCSECGKGFTQSAQLKLHQRVHTGEKPFTCSECGKGFIRSSQLLRHQXIHTGEKPFICSECGKGFTHSSNLHSHQRVHTGEKPFTCSECGKRFAQSAQLKDHQRIHTGEKPFTCSECGKGFTQSAQLKLHQRVHTGEKPFTCSECGKGFIRSSQLLRHQQIHTGEKPFICSECGKGFTDSVHLKEHQFVHTVERPFTCSDCGRGFTRRFSLLTHQLDHSEEKPFTCSECGKGFAQSSQLKLHQRVHTGERPFICSECGKGFSRSSQLLRHQRIHTGEKPFICPECGKGFTDSAQLKENQLVHTGEKSF